In Nicotiana tabacum cultivar K326 chromosome 19, ASM71507v2, whole genome shotgun sequence, one DNA window encodes the following:
- the LOC107820527 gene encoding succinate--CoA ligase [ADP-forming] subunit beta, mitochondrial isoform X2 — MAATTAPPPQHPRVSGVAVTTLGDVKRAIQDVLPDQNEVVVKAQVLAGGRGLGTFKNGFKGGVHIVKTDQAEDIAGKMLGQILVTKQTGAQGKVVSKVYLCEKMPLVNEMYFSIILDRATAGPLIIACSKGGTSIEDLAEKFPDMIIKVPIDVFRGITDEDAAKVVDGLAPKVADRNDSIEQVKKLYNMFCECDCTMLEINPLAETSDNKLVAADAKLNFDDNASYRQKEIFALRDSSQEDPREVAAAKADLNYIGLDGEIGCMVNGAGLAMATMDIIKLHGGTPANFLDVGGNASEGQVVEAFKILTSDEKVKAILVNIFGGIMKCDVIASGIVNAAKQVQLKVPVVVRLEGTNVEQGKRILKESGMTLITAEDLDDAAEKAVKATAS, encoded by the exons ATGGCAGCAACAACAGCTCCGCCGCCTCAACATCCACGAGTTTCAG GTGTTGCTGTTACTACCCTTGGAGATGTGAAAAGAGCAATTCAAGACGTATTACCTGACCAAAACGAG GTGGTTGTTAAAGCACAAGTCCTTGCTGGTGGACGTGGGTTGGGAACTTTCAAAAATGGATTTAAGGGTGGAGTTCACATTGTCAAGACTGACCAGGCTGAAGACATAGCCG GGAAGATGCTCGGACAGATACTTGTTACTAAACAAACTGGAGCTCAAGGAAAAGTTGTCAGCAAG GTTTATCTTTGTGAGAAGATGCCCCTTGTGAATGAAATGTACTTCTCTATCATACTTGATCGTGCAACTGCTGGCCCT CTCATAATTGCCTGTTCAAAGGGAGGTACCAGTATCGAAGACCTGGCTGAAAAATTTCCTGACATGATTATAAAG GTTCCCATTGATGTGTTTAGAGGAATCACTGATGAAGATGCTGCAAAGGTCGTTGATGGTTTGGCTCCTAAAGTAGCTGACAGAAATGATTCAATTGAACAAGTGAAAAAGTTATATAATATGTTCTGTGAATGTGACTGCACAATGTTAGAG ATCAACCCCCTTGCTGAAACATCTGATAACAAGTTGGTAGCTGCTGATGCTAAGCTCAATTTTGATGATAATGCTTCTTACCGTCAAAAAGAAATTTTTGCTCTCCGTGATTCATCACAAGAGGATCCTCGTGAG GTTGCTGCTGCAAAAGCTGATTTGAACTATATTGGCTTAGATGGAGAAATTGGTTGCATGGTGAATGGCGCTGGGTTGGCAATGGCTACCATGGATATAATTAAGCTTCATGGAGGGACTCCAGCCAACTTTCTTGATGTTGGTGGTAATGCCTCTGAAGGACAA GTTGTGGAGGCTTTTAAAATTTTGACTTCAGATGAGAAGGTAAAAGCAATCCTGGTTAACATCTTTGGAGGAATAATGAAGTGTGATGTGATAGCCAGTGGTATTGTCAATGCGGCCAAACAG GTTCAATTGAAAGTGCCAGTGGTTGTTCGTCTTGAGGGTACCAATGTTGAACAAGGGAAGAGAATTCTAAAG GAAAGTGGAATGACCTTGATAACTGCCGAAGATTTAGATGATGCGGCTGAGAAAGCAGTAAAAGCAACTGCTAGTTGA
- the LOC107820526 gene encoding long-chain-alcohol oxidase FAO2 gives MKGKQCHSSLKGGRISRPYSHGFSSSQIQTIASFCETLIPPLPYDPQLVSPFNNKALDSFFSSSASQPPFPNEVAELLVKRSNPEAMLIIRIVVFLLSTRLGSLVLCGRVCLDKRWPFVHNFSELSLKQREPLLQRWSRESFLLPLRITFLLIKTVCLFIFFSWTDENCKNPAWEAIGYQPDTRQTPSENHKERPLEKGIVETINESDETLKESLSKKGVPLTEDTKDNTFKIRCDVVIVGSGCGGGVAAAILAKSGHKVIVLEKGHYFVPEDYSGLEGPSMNELYETGAMLTTDDGKVMVMAGTTVGGGSAVNWSASIRTPTDVLNDWSVKHKIPWFGTSEYQSAMDAVCKRIGVTENCANEGLQNQAIRRGCENLGLKVENIPRNSSENHYCGSCGYGCKTGDKKGTDTTWLVDAVNAGAVILTGCTAERFILEDDMNEKICIGVIATTESKKITKKLHIEARATISSCGSLLTPPLLISSGLKNKNIGTNLHLHPVLLAWGYFPESMSEIKGKNYEGGIMTAVHKMVPEETNAQAIIEATALGPASFACFFPWTSGQDMKERMTKYSRTANLLALAKDQGSGEVKKAGKIKYRLDEIDKENIKAGVRRALRILVAAGAAEVGTYRSDGQKISCKGITNEELEEFLDTVGATGGPSSKGEQWAIYGSAHQMGSCRMGANEEDGAVDENGECWEAKGLYVCDGSVLPTAVGVNPMITIQSTAYCIANRIAESMHKEKLVSDICK, from the exons ATGAAGGGAAAACAATGCCATTCTTCATTGAAAGGAGGAAGAATTAGCCGTCCTTATAGCCATGGCTTCTCTTCTTCTCAAATCCAAACTATTGCTTCCTTTTGTGAAACTCTCATTCCTCCACTCCCATATGATCCTCAACTTGTATCACCTTTCAATAACAAAGCTCttgattctttcttttcttcttctgctTCTCAGCCTCCATTCCCCAATGAG GTTGCAGAGCTACTGGTGAAGAGAAGCAACCCTGAGGCAATGCTCATAATAAGGATAGTTGTGTTTTTGTTATCAACAAGATTAGGGAGTCTTGTGCTTTGTGGACGTGTATGCTTGGATAAGAGATGGCCTTTTGTTCACAACTTCTCTGAATTATCCTTAAAGCAAAGAGAACCTCTTCTGCAAAGATGGTCCAGAGAAAGTTTTCTCCTTCCTCTGAGAATTACTTTCTTATTGATCAAAACTGTGTGTTTATTCATCTTCTTCTCTTGG ACTGATGAAAATTGCAAGAATCCAGCATGGGAAGCAATTGGGTATCAACCAGACACAAGACAGACTCCATCTGAAAACCATAAAGAAAGACCACTTGAAAAAGGGATTGTGGAAACCATAAATGAGAGTGATGAAACTTTGAAAGAATCCTTATCAAAGAAAGGTGTTCCTCTTACTGAGGATACAAAAGACAACACCTTTAAGATAAGGTGTGATGTTGTGATTGTTGGTTCTGGATGTGGAGGAGGTGTTGCAGCAGCAATCCTTGCAAAATCAGGTCACAAAGTCATCGTGCTCGAGAAAGGTCATTACTTTGTGCCAGAAGATTATTCTGGTCTTGAAGGTCCTTCAATGAATGAACTGTATGAGACAGGTGCAATGCTTACTACTGATGATGGAAAAGTAATGGTTATGGCTGGAACGACAGTTGGTGGTGGATCTGCTGTAAACTGGTCTGCTTCCATTAGAACTCCAACTGATGTTCTCAATGACTGGTCTGTGAAGCACAAGATTCCATGGTTTGGAACTTCTGAATATCAGTCTGCCATGGATGCAGTCTGCAAACGGATTGGTGTGACGGAGAATTGCGCCAACGAAGGACTTCAGAATCAAGCAATACGAAGAGGGTGTGAAAATCTTGGTTTGAAGGtggaaaatataccaagaaattCTTCAGAGAATCATTATTGTGGTTCTTGTGGTTATGGTTGTAAAACAGGAGACAAGAAAGGGACTGATACCACTTGGCTTGTTGATGCTGTTAACGCAGGCGCCGTTATCTTGACTGGATGCACTGCAGAAAGGTTCATACTGGAAGATGACATGAATGAGAAGATATGTATTGGAGTTATTGCGACAACTGAAAGCAAGAAGATCACTAAGAAGCTGCACATTGAAGCTCGCGCCACGATTTCTTCCTGTGGATCTCTCTTGACACCTCCCTTACTGATTTCCAGTGGACTTAAGAACAAGAACATTGGGACAAACCTCCACCTCCACCCTGTTCTTTTGGCGTGGGGATACTTCCCTGAATCCATGTCTGAAATCAAAGGTAAGAATTATGAGGGAGGAATAATGACAGCCGTTCATAAGATGGTGCCTGAAGAAACTAATGCACAGGCCATAATAGAAGCTACAGCTCTGGGACCTGCTTCTTTCGCCTGCTTTTTCCCATGGACTTCTGGGCAGGATATGAAGGAGAGGATGACAAAGTACTCGCGAACAGCAAATCTGTTAGCATTGGCAAAAGATCAAGGTTCAGGAGAAGTAAAGAAGGCAGGGAAGATAAAGTACAGACTGGATGAAATTGATAAAGAGAATATCAAAGCAGGTGTAAGAAGGGCATTGAGGATCCTGGTAGCAGCAGGAGCTGCTGAAGTGGGAACATATCGAAGTGATGGACAGAAAATCAGTTGTAAAGGGATCACGAATGAAGAGTTGGAAGAGTTTCTGGACACAGTTGGAGCTACTGGAGGGCCAAGCTCTAAAGGAGAACAGTGGGCAATCTATGGCTCTGCACATCAAATGGGAAGCTGTCGGATGGGGGCGAATGAGGAAGATGGAGCAGTGGATGAGAACGGAGAATGCTGGGAAGCAAAAGGCTTATATGTATGTGATGGAAGTGTGCTTCCTACAGCAGTTGGTGTCAACCCAATGATCACTATACAGTCCACTGCTTATTGCATTGCCAATAGAATAGCAGAGTCAATGCATAAGGAAAAGCTAGTTTCAGACATATGTAAATGA
- the LOC107820527 gene encoding succinate--CoA ligase [ADP-forming] subunit beta, mitochondrial isoform X1, which yields MSSSYEEDLNNGERLASSAWRSVTLRRRKMAATTAPPPQHPRVSGVAVTTLGDVKRAIQDVLPDQNEVVVKAQVLAGGRGLGTFKNGFKGGVHIVKTDQAEDIAGKMLGQILVTKQTGAQGKVVSKVYLCEKMPLVNEMYFSIILDRATAGPLIIACSKGGTSIEDLAEKFPDMIIKVPIDVFRGITDEDAAKVVDGLAPKVADRNDSIEQVKKLYNMFCECDCTMLEINPLAETSDNKLVAADAKLNFDDNASYRQKEIFALRDSSQEDPREVAAAKADLNYIGLDGEIGCMVNGAGLAMATMDIIKLHGGTPANFLDVGGNASEGQVVEAFKILTSDEKVKAILVNIFGGIMKCDVIASGIVNAAKQVQLKVPVVVRLEGTNVEQGKRILKESGMTLITAEDLDDAAEKAVKATAS from the exons ATGAGTTCTTCTTATGAAG AGGATCTCAACAATGGTGAGAGGCTTGCTTCGTCAGCTTGGCGCTCAGTCACTCTCCGTCGCCGGAAAATGGCAGCAACAACAGCTCCGCCGCCTCAACATCCACGAGTTTCAG GTGTTGCTGTTACTACCCTTGGAGATGTGAAAAGAGCAATTCAAGACGTATTACCTGACCAAAACGAG GTGGTTGTTAAAGCACAAGTCCTTGCTGGTGGACGTGGGTTGGGAACTTTCAAAAATGGATTTAAGGGTGGAGTTCACATTGTCAAGACTGACCAGGCTGAAGACATAGCCG GGAAGATGCTCGGACAGATACTTGTTACTAAACAAACTGGAGCTCAAGGAAAAGTTGTCAGCAAG GTTTATCTTTGTGAGAAGATGCCCCTTGTGAATGAAATGTACTTCTCTATCATACTTGATCGTGCAACTGCTGGCCCT CTCATAATTGCCTGTTCAAAGGGAGGTACCAGTATCGAAGACCTGGCTGAAAAATTTCCTGACATGATTATAAAG GTTCCCATTGATGTGTTTAGAGGAATCACTGATGAAGATGCTGCAAAGGTCGTTGATGGTTTGGCTCCTAAAGTAGCTGACAGAAATGATTCAATTGAACAAGTGAAAAAGTTATATAATATGTTCTGTGAATGTGACTGCACAATGTTAGAG ATCAACCCCCTTGCTGAAACATCTGATAACAAGTTGGTAGCTGCTGATGCTAAGCTCAATTTTGATGATAATGCTTCTTACCGTCAAAAAGAAATTTTTGCTCTCCGTGATTCATCACAAGAGGATCCTCGTGAG GTTGCTGCTGCAAAAGCTGATTTGAACTATATTGGCTTAGATGGAGAAATTGGTTGCATGGTGAATGGCGCTGGGTTGGCAATGGCTACCATGGATATAATTAAGCTTCATGGAGGGACTCCAGCCAACTTTCTTGATGTTGGTGGTAATGCCTCTGAAGGACAA GTTGTGGAGGCTTTTAAAATTTTGACTTCAGATGAGAAGGTAAAAGCAATCCTGGTTAACATCTTTGGAGGAATAATGAAGTGTGATGTGATAGCCAGTGGTATTGTCAATGCGGCCAAACAG GTTCAATTGAAAGTGCCAGTGGTTGTTCGTCTTGAGGGTACCAATGTTGAACAAGGGAAGAGAATTCTAAAG GAAAGTGGAATGACCTTGATAACTGCCGAAGATTTAGATGATGCGGCTGAGAAAGCAGTAAAAGCAACTGCTAGTTGA
- the LOC107820512 gene encoding uncharacterized protein LOC107820512 translates to MADKFITIHAGAKKAEPRVNDIFAVKQSLGEGLKDFLARFKRIRMTLSSMPEGMAVVAFQNGLSRDEIVYALEKLGTKVKWQPKMRSDPNIRKSDTLCEFHQERGHKTEDCTTLRQDVVNMLPQGQLKELLRDKGRNNFTKGCKYQGSPKPLSPACTISMIIGGGNNTSINVVKFTTTHKLKRSITRERYDKLEESIIFDELDANGLTFPHNDALVITLCILDTVVKCIMVDGGSGVCIIHPQVLTQMRLEDKIVSY, encoded by the exons ATGGCCGATAAGTTCATAACTATCCATGCAGGAGCCAAGAAGGCCGAACCAAGAGTAAACGACATATTCGCTGTCAAGCAGTCCTTGGGAGAGGGGCTGAAGGACTTCCTCGCCCGATTCAAGAGAATAAGGATGACTCTGTCGAGCATGCCCGAAGGGATGGCAGTCGTAGCTTTCCAGAACGGGTTGAGTAGAGATG AAATAGTCTATGCTCTTGAGAAACTCGGAACAAAGGTAAAGTGGCAGCCAAAGATGAGATCCGATCCGAACATCAGAAAATCTGACACCCTCTGTGAGTTCCACCAGGAACGTGGAcacaaaacagaagattgcaCCACCCTTAGACAAGATGTCGTAAATATGTTGCCGCAAGGACAACTCAAAGAGCTGTTAAGAGACAAGGGGAGAAATAACTTCACTAAAGGATGTAAATACCAAGGCTCGCCGAAGCCGCTATCACCAGCTTGTACTATCAGCATGATCATCGGCGGTGGTAACAACACATCTATCAACGTCGTGAAGTTCACCACCACTCACAAGCTCAAGCGGTCTATCACCCGCGAACGGTATGacaaactcgaagaaagtatcatcttcgatgagTTAGATGCTAACGGTTTGACTTTCCCTCATAATGATGCCCTCGTCATTACTTTATGCATTTTAGATACTGTTGTCAAATGTATCATGGTGGACGGTGGAAGTGGAGTGTGCATTATCCATCCCCAAGTCCTTACCCAAATGagactcgaggacaagatagtgTCGTACTGA